One Phaseolus vulgaris cultivar G19833 chromosome 2, P. vulgaris v2.0, whole genome shotgun sequence DNA window includes the following coding sequences:
- the LOC137811338 gene encoding protein DETOXIFICATION 27-like, translating to MPSKEDSPLEEANLPLLEDERDDEQDQKLAPRFWMESKKLWHIVGPSILSRVLSYSMLVITQAFAGRLGDLELAAISIANNVVVGFDFGLLLGMASALETLCGQAFGAKKYYMLGIYMQRSWIVLFICCILLLPLYLFASPVLKLLGQPDELAELSGTVSIWMLPVHFAFAFQFPLQRFLQCQLKTAPIAWVSLVALLVHVFVSWLFVFKLEFGVIGAAATINFSWWVLTLGLFGYSVWGGCPLTWTGFSVEAFSGLWDFLKLSAAAGVMLCLENWYYKILIVMTGNLENAEIAVDALSICMTVNSLELMIPLAFFAATGVRVANELGAGNGKGAKFATTVSVVTSVIIGLFFWMLILILHDKFGYIFSNSKPVLDQVNDLSLLLAFTILLNSVQPVLSGVAVGSGWQSYVAYINLGCYYIIGVPLGFLMGWVFKLGVMGIWAGMIFGGTATQTLVLSIITIQCDWEKEAEIAKMRLTKWADPKQELN from the exons ATGCCAAGCAAGGAGGATTCACCATTAGAAGAAGCAAATCTTCCACTGCTGGAAGATGAAAGAGATGATGAACAAGACCAAAAACTGGCACCAAGGTTTTGGATGGAGTCAAAGAAGCTTTGGCACATAGTAGGCCCTTCAATTTTGAGCCGCGTTTTATCCTATTCCATGTTAGTCATCACCCAAGCCTTCGCTGGCCGTCTCGGTGACCTCGAACTCGCCGCCATCTCCATTGCCAATAATGTCGTCGTTGGCTTCGACTTTGGCCTCTTG TTGGGTATGGCAAGTGCCTTAGAAACGCTGTGTGGGCAAGCCTTTGGAGCGAAAAAGTACTACATGTTAGGCATTTACATGCAGCGTTCGTGGATCGTTCTTTTCATTTGCTGTATCTTGCTTTTGCCTCTGTACTTGTTTGCCTCGCCGGTGTTGAAGCTGTTGGGGCAGCCCGATGAGCTGGCGGAGTTATCCGGTACGGTGTCGATATGGATGCTACCGGTGCACTTCGCGTTTGCGTTTCAGTTCCCTCTGCAGAGGTTCTTGCAGTGCCAGCTGAAGACTGCGCCTATTGCGTGGGTGTCTCTGGTGGCGCTCTTGGTGCATGTGTTCGTGAGCTGGTTGTTCGTGTTCAAGCTCGAGTTCGGAGTTATTGGCGCTGCTGCAACCATTAACTTCTCGTGGTGGGTCCTCACCTTGGGGCTTTTTGGCTACAGCGTTTGGGGTGGGTGCCCTCTCACTTGGACTGGTTTTTCAGTTGAAGCTTTCTCTGGCCTTTGGGACTTTCTCAAACTCTCTGCTGCTGCTGGAGTCATGCTCTg CTTGGAGAATTGGTATTACAAAATTCTGATAGTGATGACGGGGAACCTTGAGAATGCAGAGATTGCTGTGGATGCTTTATCCATATG TATGACCGTCAATAGCTTGGAGTTGATGATTCCTCTGGCATTCTTTGCTGCAACAGg AGTGAGAGTTGCAAACGAGCTTGGAGCTGGGAATGGAAAAGGAGCCAAGTTTGCTACTACAGTATCTGTGGTAACATCGGTTATTATAGGACTCTTCTTCTGGATGTTGATTTTGATATTGCATGATAAATTCGGCTACATATTCTCCAATAGCAAACCTGTCCTTGACCAAGTCAACGACCTTTCTCTTCTATTAGCCTTCACAATTCTGCTCAACAGTGTTCAACCAGTTCTCTCAG GAGTGGCTGTAGGATCAGGTTGGCAATCATATGTGGCATACATAAACTTGGGTTGCTACTATATTATTGGGGTGCCTCTTGGATTTTTGATGGGCTGGGTTTTCAAACTAGGAGTTATG GGAATCTGGGCGGGGATGATTTTTGGTGGCACGGCTACTCAGACATTAGTATTGAGCATCATTACCATTCAGTGCGACTGGGAAAAAGAG GCTGAGATCGCAAAAATGCGTTTAACCAAGTGGGCAGATCCAAAACAGGAACTCAACTAA